AGGGAGATTAAATGGCTGGAATCCCTGATGGAATTGGGCGCCTCTTCCAACAAGAGACAAAATACTGGAGGGACCGCCCTGGCGGCGGATTGGTTGATCGGCACCAAAAACCTTCCCCCTACAAGACATATCCGAACTCAGTAGAGATAGCGCTGCCGAGTTTCTCGCCTCCTGGTGTTGCGCTCGAGGCATGCATAAGTGGCAGGCGCAGCGTCAGAGAGTACTCACCCGCGCCTGTCCCGCTGGCTCAGATCTCCTTCATGCTTTGGGCTTCCACAGGGATCCGGGAGAGGAGTGTGGGCTATGAGTTCAGGACCGCTCCCTCGGCGGGTGCACTCTACCCGATCGAGACGTATCTACTGGCAAACAACTGCACTGGTCTGAATAATGGAATCTACCACTACTCAGTCAGGCGGCACAGCCTTGAAACCGTCAAAGTGGGCGAGTTCGGTGAGGAGTTGGCGCGCGCGTCCCTTGGACAGTCGATGTGTGCTGAGGCACCTTGCGTCTTCATTTGGTCTGCAGTCTTTGGCAGGTCGGTTTGGAAATACAGGGAAAGGGGATACAGGTACGTATACCTCGAGGGAGGACATGTTGCACAGAACCTGGCTCTGGCAGCGGTCTCCTTGGGGTTGGGGACTTGCCAGATCGCTGCGTTCTTTGACGACGAGGTGAACCGGCTAGTCGGTCTCGACGGGACGGAAGAGTCGGTTATTTACCTGACCTCCGTCGGGCGACCTGCCTAGATGCTAGGCCTGTGGACGCAGCAATCGTCTACAAAAAGAAATTCCAGGCCCGCGCCTTCTGCGTAGTCCAGCGTCTCCTGCGAGGGGTTGGCGATCCCGTCGAATCCCAGATCTACTGCCATCCTCTCGTACATAACCCTAGATCTCCCCCGCCCCCTCATGCAGCCCAGGGTCAGGTGCAGCTTCAGCCTGTCCCGTGCGTATCCCATGACCTTTTCAACCTCTGCGGGATCGGGGGTCTCTCCGTCTGTGAGTACGAGGATAGCGCAGGCACCGGGGTCGGCCTCTGCGATCATGTCGACTGCGCTGTACTCCCCGATTACCCTGCCCTGTTCGATCCCTATCAGCACATGGGGAGCTAGTAGTGGAAAGCAGGCCTTCGCATTCGCAAGAGCATCCTTGTAGTCCTTCAGGCCCCAGTCGCCGCCAAGGTAGCAAGTCACAGCGTGCTGGCTCCCAATGACATCCAGCAGCAGGGTGTCCACCCCCGCTTTCGCTACCCTTTCCATGGTCCCTTTGTCGAGGAGACCTCCATGCAGACTCACCTTGACCCCGGTTCTCTTCTTGCCCTCCTCTATCGCCGAGATCATGTTCGAAACGGGCAACTTCCCGGACCTCGTGAACCCTCCGGTTATCAGCAACCTTATGGCACCGCTTCTCCTCGCAGCAATGAAAGCCCTGATCAGGTCTGTCGGCATGGAAGCCTTTGCCATTCCAGAGAGGAACCTTCCCCTGCAGTGCGGGCAATCGAGCTCACACCTACTTCCAGTAATTGATACCGGGACGACGGCAGGGCTCGGCCTGTAAAAGAAGATCCTCCTGCGCGTTCCATTCAATCAGTTCACATCCCAACAAATGGGCCTTCCTTCAGGCGTCGCTGTCCAAGCACTCCTGTACCATCGCGATCAGGTCTTCGGCACGCACTCCTATGAGGGTGATCCCCCCGGACGCGCTCTCGACCGCCTGCCTCGCATTGCACAGATCCTTCCCTATCAGTTCCTTCTCTATAATCTCTATCCCCTCTTCAGGGTGTGCGAAGAAGTCGCCTGTTATTCTCGCATCCTTAATGATCCCACCCTCTATGGCTATCCGGACTTTTACCAGCTTCCCGTCCTTGAACTTCCTCACCCGCTCCCTGTACAAAGGCTCACCTCCTGAAGGTCCAGTCAACTGATCTGTACCTCTCCTCAAGCATCGGCGCTATACACTCGTCCTCTGAAAGAACAGAGCAGTCTGCCACTGCGTTGAAATGGTCTTCAAACTTCTTCACAATGATCTTTGAGAACTCTTCGTGGCCGACCTCCCTGCCTATAATTTCGGCAACAGTGGTTATTCTCCCTGCAATGTCCTTTGCCCCCTTCTCTGTGAGCTTCTCTGCCCTTACTTTGAGGGCCGGGAGAAGGGAGTAGTCCATGCCAAGCAGTATGGTGCCGTGCTGGAGGATCGCGCCAAACCTCCTTGTCTGCGCACTTCCAGAGATCTTCCTCCCCCTAACCTCTATGTCGTTAACTGGACGGAAGGATGCTGGGACACCGACCTCCCTAAGCGCTGAAATGATAGGTGCACATATCTTAAGGTAGCTTCCTTGAATGTCCTGCGGAACAGAGGGGTCGCTCGCCTCGACTGAGAAACTGTAAGTGAGCTCCTTTTGGGTATGAAGCACAGCTCCGCCCCCTGAGAGCCTTCTCACCACTTGGATGCCATTCTCGTGGCAGAACTCGAGGTCGACCTCCTCCCTTATCTCTTGGAAGTAGCCTATCGAGACCGCTGGCGGATCCCAGCCATAGAGCCTGAGTGTCGGCGGACTCTTTCCTGCCCCAACCGCCCTCATTATGGCCTCGTCGAGTGCCATATTGAATGGCGCGTCCCCAAACTCGAATTCGATAACCCTGAGCCTGTTCAATCGGACCAGGTCTCCTCGGCAACTCTCCTCGGGTCAGGTCTGAATGGGTAGTTGTAAAACGGTCCTGACGCCTTCTCGTTGAAGTAAGGTCTGTTACAGCCGGGACAGCCGCACACCATGAAAGGATGCCCCAGCTCGAATACGCTGTTAAGTGTTTCCGCTGGGCACCCGAACCATGTAATCCGTCCATCTGGGGAAAATTCGAAGTCAGAAGCCTTCATGCCTCCCTCTGCTATGAGGTGTCGGGCGATCTGAAGCCTCCTGTACGCCCCTATCGATGGACTGGCTGCGTTCTCTAGACGCGTCCCTTTGATAGGTGTGAACGCGAACAGAGAAGGGGTGACCCCCATGCTGTGAACAGCGTCGATCATCTCTACCGCCTCTTTTTCAGTCTCCCCGAGCCCAACGATGATGTGAGTCCCAACCCTCCCCCTGCCGAAAACTTTTACGGCAGTCTTTAGGGAATCCATGATCTCCTCCAAGTCCCTTCCTTTCACTGACTTGTACCTCTTCTTGTCGGCGCAATCGAGCGGGATAGTGAGGATCTCCACCCCCGAATCCTTGAGCCCTTCCATCTCCTCCACAGTTATTGGGGGCGCTGAAACCGAGAAGGGCAGCCCAGCTCCCGAAAGGCGCCTCACGATCAATTCTGCCTGGAAAGATATCCCGTGCTCGTCAGAGCACTGTATGCAGACCCTCTTCATTGTGGTCGTTTCCATTAAGGCCCTTGCCACTTCCTCGATACTGAACTTCGGCCATTCTATCCTGGAGATCCTGCTGCTACCGCCGTAAGGCTGGGGGCAGAAGGCGCAAGACCCCCTGCAGCCAGTTTTTGAAATGAAAAGGTATAGGGTCGTGGTACGGGCATCTGTCCTGCCCTTTATCAGGCCGAGCTCCAGCGCAGATCCGTAAGAGACCCTCACGGCTTCAATCGTTGGTGTACACCTGCGTAGTCTTATAGCCGAACTGCCCTCTCCCAAAGCAGGTCAAAGGAGTCGTGGAATGTAGATACGAGACCTGGGTTTTTGGTATACCCGGGTCTGTAATAGATCCTGCTGCTGTCGCTCTTCCTGGCCCAAATAAGGAAGATCAGTTCCTTCGAGTCGACTATTGTGAATCGGGTGTTCCGCCACTCCCGACCGGAAAACCTCACCTCGACTCCGTTTTGCTTCATGTCATTGACCCTCTGTTCGACCTTTCCGTCCTTGACCAGAAGGATCACTCTGACCACAACCTTCCTCTCCAGAGCTGACAGGAGCTCTTCCCTAACCTTGTCGTACCAGCTGAACTCCTCTGCAAGTATGCACACTTCCTCATTTGCCCTTGAGATTATTTTGACCGTCTCAAGTTCCATGGCTGGAAGACCGTCTATTACTTGCAGTAGCTCTTCCATTCTCATTCCAAGCCTCTTCTCGGCATAAAGCGGCTCAAGTGTGGATTGGAGCCTGCTGACCGTAGCCCTGATCTCTGAGATCCTGAGGTCGCACTCTACCTCTTGTTTCTTCATGTACCTCTGCAAGAAGGCCTTCGGGGCGATCGGCGTTACCCTCCCGGACTTGACCTCGACAGCCCCTATACTCGCGAGCTCTTCAACCGCCGACTTCGTCGCCTCGGCACCCATTCCGAGCTTCTCTGGAATGGACGACAGAAGATCCTCTCCATTCTCGACTAGGTGCTCATAGACCCTGATCTCAGCATCTTTGAGTCCGATACTCCTCAAATCACTGAAAGACATCGTGCACACCCAGATCACTTATCAATTGGAGGGTTGATCTGATAAGCGTTATCGGAACGGAAAATTGTCCATTCAAGCACCCGCAATCCATCCATCATCACCTCTCCGGCGCCAAGATAAAATCCTCATTGTTCAATGCATGGAAGAACACTGGCACATTCTGGGTATTTGTTGCTTTGAAGCTTGTCATCAACCAGTCACCGTTCTGAAAGATCAGGGTCCTCTCCATGAAGGCGTCATCTATTGCAAAGGTGTCCGATATGAGTTGCCTGTCGTAGGGTCTTGGCATTGTACTCACGAAGTAACTGTGCAGCTGCTGCAGAACGTTTGTGTTGAGGTGAGCTATCCTCTGGGTGCTGATCCAGCCATGGAGATGGTACTTGCGTCCGTGCCTGAGCAGCCGCTCGACCGCCAGGCTAGAGTATTCCGTCCCGTCCTCTTTCTTCTTCTCATAAGGGATGAACTCTTGTGCTTCATCAAAGACAAAGACTACCCTGGGACTCAACGAGAAGCTCTTCTTCTTTGCCCTGAAGACGTTGCTCACCAGATCCGCGCAAAGATTTCTGGCAGCCTCCACCTCGGGAACGTTGATAACGAATATCCTAGGGGCCCCTTCCCGCGTGTCCATGATCTCAGAGGTCAGGTCACGAATTGTATACCCTTCCTTCGGCTCGCCCTCGCCCTCGCCGATAACGACCTTTAGGTTGTGGAAGATGGTTTTTATTGCAGCGTCGTCCCTGAGCTTCGCCCTTCCTATCAGCTGGTCTATCTCACACAACAAAGGCTCGGCTTCGGATCCGATCCGAGACCCATCATCAATCTTGTTCCTTTCAAGAAAGCCTTTGATCTTCTCCACCACCGCCGGCACAATCACCTTCTGTGCCGCTGCGCCGTACTTCTCCTCAAGAAGTCCAGCGAGTATCTCAAGTAGCCCGCCATAACTCCTGTAGGAGCTAATCTTTAGAGTTTCCCTAGAGGGCAGGGCTAGCTTGAGCACCTTCTTGCCCTCGAATAGGTCCCTGATACGGACGATCAGCTCTTCCCTCCTTTCTGATAGCGATTCCGGGATCACTTGCCTCCTGTAATATTCCTCAGCCGCCTCCATGGTGTCAATTTCAGAGATCTCCTCGCTGAAGAGGACCCTGCTAGGGACATCGCAGAGGAGGTCAAGGATACTTATCCCGTACTCTGAGGAGACGTCGAAAATAACCACTTTTATCTCGGGGCACGCTCTTACTGCCTTCCTTATGACCAAGGAGGTCAGGTTGCTCTTTCCAGAACCTGTGAATGCAAAGACTCCTACATGGTAATGGAGGAGCTTTTCGAGGTTGACTGTGAATGGTATTTCGTCGTCGGCAACCCCTAAAAGCTTCCCAACAATGTAGTCGCTTTCACTGCCTCCCCTCGGGGAATAGCATATGAATTTTTTAATCAACTCTCTGCTGAGCAGAGAAACCTTGGCGCCTGGGAGCGGGGCAATGTTCTTCCTCAGGAAAGTCGGCAGGCTCCCTTCGATCTTCATCACATACCCTGTCGGGGCTGCAACCATCTCGATCCATGTGCTCTTTGAACCCTTCTGCCACTCCGCGTCTATGAGGCTCATGAACTCCTTCCTTATCATGCTCGGCTGGCTCCTGTCGAGAGTCAACATGCTGTAGTGCATCGGGTAGAGGTCTGCAATCTCATATATCGAAAACGAGTCATTGGTGCCGATGCCAATTATGTTTGGTATCGCGATCAGCCTGCCAGCCTCCACTTTTCTCAGGACCTCCGGATCATATTCGGCTTCTATCCTTGCGGTCCGGAAGGTTATCGTTGCCTTCCCGTCCGATGTCGTCCTTGTTGCCGAATGTATCTCCCGGAGCCTTGCCACAAAGTCTCCGCCCAGATCATCGAAGAAATCCATACTGATCAGCCCCTCCTAAGCGCCTCGACTTCAGATCTGAAATCTCTGAACTTTGTGTTGAATAAGATTTGCTGATCGAGCCTGCTCCTGGCGAGTTCGTATGCAACAGTCGAAAGGTAAGTCTGCCTGGCGCCTTCCAGAACAAGTTTTGCCTTCTTGTCTGCCAGAAAAAGGGGGAAGTTGTAGCCCAGAGCCTCCGGTATTACTTCGCCTGCCATCGAAGATAGCGCTGCCATGACCAAGTCTGCCACCGGGCTCGCCTGATCGAACTCTAATACGGGCTCAATCTTCTCCATCAGATCTCCGTCCTCATGTGTGAGTATGGGTTCGCCGCGGGAGTCGAGTTCCGGGTAACAGGGCCTGTCGTAGGCAAAGACATGGCTCCTGATCGCTGGGTCATTGTCGCTGTGCCAAAGCTGTACGTATGCCTTGACAAAGGTCCTCTCATTGGATATCACATTCTTATGTGCGCCCTTGACCACCACTCCCTGGTCACCGGTCGACGCGTAATCCACAGGGATAACCGTCCTGAAGCATGAATCATACTCGATCGTCCTCCATGGCGTTTTCAGCCTCTGGGCTTCCACCACACTATAATTTTGGAGAACTGCCTTGTCGCTGTTGAAGTCTGGTATCCTCCCCGTGAATCCAATTTTCCCTGTCATGGACAGCACTTTAGTAACTGAGCGGGTGAGCTCATAAGCCATTGTGTCCTTGACGAGCCCCACCAAGAGTATGCCATCTTCCCATGCCATCCTGAGTAGTCTTTGTAGAATGATTAGGCTGACCAAATCGAGGTCGTCTGAACAAATCCAACGCTCTCGGCCGTCGACCTTTATTATAAGCGGGTGCTCCCCTTCAGGGGTCTCAAAGATGTGTTCTGCCACTGCCCTGGCAGCAGAGAATGCCCTCTCCCAGTAAGCATACACGTGGGGCTTGAGCCTGCAGCCCTCGCCCGACTCCAACAATCCGTATTCGGTGCGTAGTCTGTGCAGCTCCCTCTTTATCCTCTCCTTCTTCTCTACACCATTCGACAGCACGCTGATGATCTCTTCCTCGGAGACCCCCTTCCCTGCACCGATCAGATATTCGACAATCGCGTACCTGATAAACTGGCTCCTGGGAGGCGGGAGCGACAGTGCCTTGTTTGCTGCGGTCATCCTGGCCAGATCCAAGTCAGAATCGGAGAC
This region of Candidatus Methanosuratincola sp. genomic DNA includes:
- a CDS encoding biotin/lipoate A/B protein ligase family protein, which encodes MNRLRVIEFEFGDAPFNMALDEAIMRAVGAGKSPPTLRLYGWDPPAVSIGYFQEIREEVDLEFCHENGIQVVRRLSGGGAVLHTQKELTYSFSVEASDPSVPQDIQGSYLKICAPIISALREVGVPASFRPVNDIEVRGRKISGSAQTRRFGAILQHGTILLGMDYSLLPALKVRAEKLTEKGAKDIAGRITTVAEIIGREVGHEEFSKIIVKKFEDHFNAVADCSVLSEDECIAPMLEERYRSVDWTFRR
- a CDS encoding lipoate protein ligase C-terminal domain-containing protein; this encodes MYRERVRKFKDGKLVKVRIAIEGGIIKDARITGDFFAHPEEGIEIIEKELIGKDLCNARQAVESASGGITLIGVRAEDLIAMVQECLDSDA
- a CDS encoding radical SAM protein, which gives rise to MGEGSSAIRLRRCTPTIEAVRVSYGSALELGLIKGRTDARTTTLYLFISKTGCRGSCAFCPQPYGGSSRISRIEWPKFSIEEVARALMETTTMKRVCIQCSDEHGISFQAELIVRRLSGAGLPFSVSAPPITVEEMEGLKDSGVEILTIPLDCADKKRYKSVKGRDLEEIMDSLKTAVKVFGRGRVGTHIIVGLGETEKEAVEMIDAVHSMGVTPSLFAFTPIKGTRLENAASPSIGAYRRLQIARHLIAEGGMKASDFEFSPDGRITWFGCPAETLNSVFELGHPFMVCGCPGCNRPYFNEKASGPFYNYPFRPDPRRVAEETWSD
- a CDS encoding SagB/ThcOx family dehydrogenase, with protein sequence MAGIPDGIGRLFQQETKYWRDRPGGGLVDRHQKPSPYKTYPNSVEIALPSFSPPGVALEACISGRRSVREYSPAPVPLAQISFMLWASTGIRERSVGYEFRTAPSAGALYPIETYLLANNCTGLNNGIYHYSVRRHSLETVKVGEFGEELARASLGQSMCAEAPCVFIWSAVFGRSVWKYRERGYRYVYLEGGHVAQNLALAAVSLGLGTCQIAAFFDDEVNRLVGLDGTEESVIYLTSVGRPA
- a CDS encoding helix-turn-helix domain-containing protein, which gives rise to MSFSDLRSIGLKDAEIRVYEHLVENGEDLLSSIPEKLGMGAEATKSAVEELASIGAVEVKSGRVTPIAPKAFLQRYMKKQEVECDLRISEIRATVSRLQSTLEPLYAEKRLGMRMEELLQVIDGLPAMELETVKIISRANEEVCILAEEFSWYDKVREELLSALERKVVVRVILLVKDGKVEQRVNDMKQNGVEVRFSGREWRNTRFTIVDSKELIFLIWARKSDSSRIYYRPGYTKNPGLVSTFHDSFDLLWERAVRL
- a CDS encoding DUF87 domain-containing protein — encoded protein: MDFFDDLGGDFVARLREIHSATRTTSDGKATITFRTARIEAEYDPEVLRKVEAGRLIAIPNIIGIGTNDSFSIYEIADLYPMHYSMLTLDRSQPSMIRKEFMSLIDAEWQKGSKSTWIEMVAAPTGYVMKIEGSLPTFLRKNIAPLPGAKVSLLSRELIKKFICYSPRGGSESDYIVGKLLGVADDEIPFTVNLEKLLHYHVGVFAFTGSGKSNLTSLVIRKAVRACPEIKVVIFDVSSEYGISILDLLCDVPSRVLFSEEISEIDTMEAAEEYYRRQVIPESLSERREELIVRIRDLFEGKKVLKLALPSRETLKISSYRSYGGLLEILAGLLEEKYGAAAQKVIVPAVVEKIKGFLERNKIDDGSRIGSEAEPLLCEIDQLIGRAKLRDDAAIKTIFHNLKVVIGEGEGEPKEGYTIRDLTSEIMDTREGAPRIFVINVPEVEAARNLCADLVSNVFRAKKKSFSLSPRVVFVFDEAQEFIPYEKKKEDGTEYSSLAVERLLRHGRKYHLHGWISTQRIAHLNTNVLQQLHSYFVSTMPRPYDRQLISDTFAIDDAFMERTLIFQNGDWLMTSFKATNTQNVPVFFHALNNEDFILAPER